Proteins co-encoded in one Symmachiella macrocystis genomic window:
- the gntH gene encoding guanitoxin biosynthesis MBL fold metallo-hydrolase GntH: MSKETKKQLGILSILAIGFFLGFIVANNNWKYEPKALAADANSTEKYSPVKARGRDFYTPNSETLQPNEMRLLACGTGMPTARPKQAASCWLLELGNGDKFIFDVGTGSAERISAFQIPYNYLDKVFLSHLHTDHFGDLDALFVGGALAGRQKPLRVWGPSGGTPERGTKYAVDHLRKALTWDLDGRKGITDPRGYHIEVNEFDYRGMNKIVYQENGVTIRSFPAIHALDGPVSYSLEWNGLKFVFGGDTYPNKWFAKYAKDADLAIHECFIAVPDMITKFKFTPQSALAVGTQIHTAPEAFGSVMSLIKPRMAVAYHFFKDFDTTASINDRIRKTYKGPLSLSMDYMVWNITPDEIRVRMAVVDEDVWPPPATEKPQLPDASQRIPYSKEIVNGKLDVQDVIQPTYDEINKKYGLKEKQD; the protein is encoded by the coding sequence ATGTCTAAAGAAACGAAGAAGCAACTCGGGATCTTGAGTATTTTGGCGATTGGATTTTTTCTGGGTTTTATCGTGGCTAACAACAATTGGAAATATGAACCTAAAGCACTTGCGGCGGATGCCAATTCCACCGAAAAGTATTCACCAGTCAAAGCACGTGGCCGTGATTTCTACACACCGAATAGCGAAACCCTGCAACCCAACGAGATGCGTTTACTCGCCTGCGGAACCGGCATGCCTACAGCTCGTCCCAAACAAGCAGCCTCATGCTGGCTGCTCGAATTGGGGAATGGAGACAAGTTTATTTTCGATGTTGGGACCGGATCAGCAGAGCGCATCTCTGCTTTCCAGATTCCCTACAATTATCTTGATAAGGTCTTTCTGAGCCACCTGCATACCGATCATTTTGGTGATCTCGATGCATTGTTTGTCGGCGGGGCTCTGGCCGGCCGTCAGAAACCGTTGCGAGTATGGGGACCGAGTGGCGGCACTCCGGAAAGAGGCACCAAATACGCTGTGGACCACTTACGCAAAGCGCTTACATGGGACTTGGACGGTCGCAAGGGAATCACCGATCCACGGGGATACCATATCGAAGTCAACGAATTTGACTACCGGGGAATGAATAAGATCGTGTATCAGGAAAATGGCGTGACGATCCGCTCGTTCCCGGCCATCCATGCCCTTGATGGTCCCGTGAGCTACAGCTTGGAGTGGAACGGCCTGAAGTTCGTGTTCGGAGGTGATACCTATCCGAACAAGTGGTTTGCGAAGTATGCGAAGGATGCCGACCTAGCAATTCACGAGTGCTTCATCGCAGTGCCGGACATGATTACCAAGTTCAAATTCACGCCACAAAGCGCTCTCGCGGTGGGCACCCAGATTCATACAGCACCTGAAGCGTTCGGCAGCGTAATGTCGCTCATCAAACCGCGAATGGCCGTGGCGTATCACTTTTTCAAGGACTTTGACACGACCGCGTCGATCAATGATCGTATTCGGAAAACCTACAAGGGCCCACTGAGTCTTTCCATGGACTACATGGTATGGAACATCACTCCGGATGAAATTCGTGTACGGATGGCAGTAGTCGACGAAGATGTCTGGCCTCCTCCGGCCACCGAGAAGCCTCAGCTTCCCGATGCAAGCCAGAGAATTCCGTATTCGAAAGAAATTGTGAATGGGAAACTCGATGTACAGGATGTGATTCAGCCGACGTATGACGAAATCAACAAGAAGTATGGACTCAAAGAGAAGCAAGATTGA
- a CDS encoding PEP-CTERM sorting domain-containing protein, whose product MKLNTLCVAFVIWVVPLSADAGMVHMILERDTNAQGGSEVFLGSFDSIADFLAGSLSSSSFSQLNLGVNFSIGGFAYDGSSYHMILERDTNAQGGSEVFLGSFDSISDFLAGSLSSSSFSQLNLGVNFSIGGFAYDGSSYHMVLERDTNAQGGSEVFLGSFDSISDFLAGSLSSSSFSQLNIGANFGIGGISAEIDDVNNAVVPEPSTFALLGMGGLALVGYGVRRKRQQTA is encoded by the coding sequence ATGAAGCTGAATACCCTTTGCGTTGCTTTTGTGATTTGGGTCGTGCCGTTGAGCGCAGATGCTGGAATGGTCCATATGATTTTGGAGCGGGATACAAACGCACAGGGAGGCAGCGAGGTCTTTCTGGGCAGTTTCGATTCCATTGCAGACTTCCTCGCTGGTAGTCTCTCCAGCTCTAGCTTTTCGCAACTCAATCTCGGTGTCAATTTTAGCATCGGTGGATTCGCTTACGACGGGAGCAGTTACCATATGATTTTGGAGCGGGATACAAACGCACAGGGAGGCAGCGAGGTCTTTCTGGGCAGTTTCGATTCCATTTCAGATTTCCTCGCTGGTAGTCTCTCCAGCTCTAGCTTTTCGCAACTCAATCTCGGTGTCAATTTTAGCATCGGTGGATTCGCTTACGACGGGAGCAGTTACCATATGGTTTTGGAGCGGGATACAAACGCACAGGGAGGCAGCGAGGTCTTTCTGGGCAGTTTCGATTCCATTTCAGATTTCCTCGCTGGTAGTCTTTCCAGCTCTAGCTTTTCGCAACTCAATATCGGCGCGAATTTCGGCATCGGTGGAATCTCTGCGGAGATTGATGATGTCAACAATGCCGTCGTCCCCGAACCGAGCACCTTCGCCCTACTCGGCATGGGTGGCTTGGCCTTGGTCGGATACGGAGTACGGCGCAAACGGCAACAGACGGCCTAA
- a CDS encoding calcium-binding protein has protein sequence MTIPQVRKMDIESLEDRRLMAASIELNGGVIEIEGSNFDDVVQVQEQQFGQIQVTMTVNGAGQITKTFDPSQVNQIKFVGANGDDYFVNNTDISSIAYGQAGNDVLIGGSNKDFLFGGEDNDRLYGRDGNDTVFGEAGNDVLYGGNGADTMNGGSDRDAMFGQDGNDIMKGGSGNDQMYGGYGNDDMFGEAGNDNLYGQAGNDDMWGGTGTDSFRGGSGYDRAHDWFFEYTDSVESKRGGWFF, from the coding sequence ATGACGATCCCCCAAGTACGCAAGATGGACATTGAGTCCCTGGAAGATCGCCGATTGATGGCGGCGTCGATTGAACTCAACGGTGGAGTGATTGAAATCGAAGGGTCCAATTTTGACGACGTGGTCCAGGTGCAAGAGCAGCAATTTGGTCAAATCCAGGTCACCATGACCGTCAATGGAGCTGGGCAAATCACGAAAACGTTTGACCCGTCACAGGTCAATCAAATTAAATTTGTGGGCGCCAACGGAGATGACTATTTCGTCAACAACACGGACATCTCTTCGATTGCCTACGGACAAGCTGGTAACGACGTTCTGATCGGCGGGTCGAACAAGGACTTCCTGTTTGGCGGTGAAGATAATGACCGGCTGTATGGTCGAGACGGCAACGATACCGTCTTCGGTGAGGCCGGAAATGATGTGCTCTATGGCGGTAACGGCGCGGACACAATGAATGGTGGTAGCGACAGAGACGCCATGTTCGGCCAGGATGGCAACGACATCATGAAAGGTGGAAGCGGCAACGATCAAATGTACGGCGGCTACGGGAACGACGACATGTTCGGCGAAGCTGGCAACGACAATCTGTACGGTCAAGCCGGGAACGATGACATGTGGGGCGGAACCGGAACCGACTCCTTCCGTGGCGGTAGCGGCTACGATCGCGCCCACGACTGGTTCTTCGAATATACCGATAGCGTGGAATCGAAAAGAGGAGGTTGGTTCTTCTAA
- a CDS encoding mechanosensitive ion channel family protein has translation MADTEKTAADFNTKVLPASERIMDCLDLSALPGELRDTAGIESAVYLKEVLDRVKLPEEDDIPGATTADGKPLSRWRIPGTRLSIVRVQDGSQEGAYLFSPEMVRQAAKIYRAAEQLPYRKDGPKVSPRFYDRYVALTKRQPTLTADTSSPRGTLTLFLDTINQISEMIRAEKHIDRTDPKFLPLVTQVYRCLDLSEIPEYSRDYYAGEAAVCLKEILDRVTVPPPEEIPGPENLQAMEGGEPLVRWQVPNTKITIARVAEGPQRGEYLFTVGTVQRAAEMYEEVKSQPYRTKGRPVSVGFHDWYLSVPANPTVADWVDWLPDGFRHRTLGLAIWQWIGLLLAMIVGLGIMFTIYWVGGIRSESMRQRGLLRYWITTLFAIVAMFVPLVFKHVIWEYLSIRGTALYVAQFSADIVFLMALIAVILAVSSRLADSVVALPKVRSRQLDATLVRILFRVLGIIAAAIVFLEGGRYLGFPLTTLLASAGIGGLAIALSAQGMVKGLFGTVTLLLDRPFRVGDRIVANGHDGVVEEIGLRSTKIRSFLSNHLISIPNDQMAESEIENVGKRKHISRISDLHIPIDTPREKVDQAVTSIRAILDNHEGMDPEYPPRVYFNEFNPDSFNIRILYWYTPPDLWNYYAFCEKVNLQIFKVFDQHGIQFSLPLRHSYWKHDDEQGPLEVTFLGNGVDVKTGVDVTADTSDQASPGPG, from the coding sequence TTGGCCGATACAGAAAAAACCGCCGCAGACTTTAACACCAAGGTGCTTCCTGCTTCTGAACGTATCATGGACTGCCTGGATTTGAGCGCATTGCCCGGCGAGTTGCGTGATACAGCAGGGATTGAGTCGGCCGTCTACCTGAAAGAGGTGTTGGATCGTGTCAAGTTGCCCGAGGAAGACGACATTCCAGGTGCGACCACTGCCGATGGTAAACCGCTCTCTCGATGGCGCATTCCCGGCACCCGGCTCAGCATCGTGCGCGTTCAGGACGGATCACAAGAGGGGGCATATCTCTTTTCTCCGGAAATGGTGCGGCAAGCCGCAAAAATCTATCGTGCCGCTGAGCAACTGCCGTATCGGAAGGACGGTCCCAAGGTCTCTCCCAGGTTCTATGATCGCTACGTGGCTCTCACAAAACGCCAGCCTACACTGACTGCAGACACTTCAAGTCCGCGTGGCACGCTGACTCTCTTCCTCGACACAATCAATCAAATTTCTGAGATGATCCGCGCGGAAAAGCACATCGATCGGACCGATCCGAAATTCCTCCCGCTGGTAACACAGGTCTATCGCTGTCTCGACCTCAGTGAGATTCCTGAGTATTCTCGCGACTATTATGCAGGCGAGGCGGCAGTCTGTCTTAAGGAAATTCTTGATCGCGTCACTGTGCCTCCTCCTGAGGAAATTCCGGGCCCGGAGAATCTTCAGGCTATGGAAGGGGGGGAGCCGCTTGTCCGTTGGCAGGTTCCCAACACCAAAATCACGATCGCGCGGGTTGCAGAGGGGCCGCAACGTGGAGAGTACCTTTTCACGGTGGGGACAGTGCAACGCGCCGCTGAAATGTATGAGGAGGTCAAATCACAACCCTATCGCACCAAGGGCCGCCCAGTCTCCGTTGGCTTTCACGACTGGTATCTATCGGTTCCGGCGAATCCAACTGTGGCGGATTGGGTCGATTGGTTACCCGATGGATTTCGACACCGCACCTTGGGGCTGGCCATTTGGCAATGGATTGGATTATTACTGGCCATGATCGTGGGGCTTGGCATCATGTTTACGATCTATTGGGTCGGCGGGATCCGTAGCGAGAGCATGCGTCAGCGGGGCTTGTTGCGCTATTGGATCACCACGCTGTTCGCAATCGTTGCGATGTTTGTGCCGCTGGTCTTCAAGCATGTCATCTGGGAGTATCTTTCCATCCGGGGAACGGCACTTTACGTCGCTCAGTTTTCCGCGGATATTGTCTTCCTCATGGCGTTGATCGCGGTCATCTTAGCGGTGAGCAGTCGACTGGCAGATTCAGTGGTTGCGTTGCCCAAGGTTCGTTCGCGCCAACTCGACGCAACTCTGGTCCGCATCCTTTTTCGGGTGCTTGGCATTATCGCGGCCGCGATTGTGTTCTTGGAAGGGGGGAGGTATCTGGGGTTTCCGCTGACGACTCTATTAGCAAGCGCAGGAATCGGTGGTTTAGCGATTGCGTTGTCAGCGCAGGGAATGGTCAAAGGACTGTTCGGGACAGTCACGCTTCTTCTCGACCGACCCTTTCGAGTCGGCGACCGGATTGTCGCCAACGGTCACGATGGTGTGGTTGAGGAAATCGGACTACGTTCTACCAAGATTCGATCGTTTCTATCCAACCATTTAATTTCCATCCCGAATGACCAGATGGCTGAAAGTGAGATCGAGAATGTCGGGAAACGGAAGCATATTAGCAGGATCTCTGACCTGCACATTCCCATTGATACGCCTCGCGAAAAAGTCGATCAGGCCGTCACATCCATTCGTGCGATCCTGGACAACCATGAGGGGATGGACCCGGAGTACCCTCCTCGGGTGTACTTTAACGAGTTCAATCCAGACTCGTTCAATATCCGTATCCTCTACTGGTATACGCCGCCAGACCTGTGGAACTACTACGCGTTCTGTGAGAAAGTCAATCTGCAGATCTTTAAGGTGTTCGATCAACACGGGATCCAGTTCTCGTTGCCGTTGCGTCACAGTTATTGGAAGCACGATGATGAACAAGGTCCGCTGGAAGTCACATTTTTGGGAAATGGCGTCGACGTAAAAACAGGGGTCGACGTCACTGCGGACACATCTGATCAGGCATCTCCTGGGCCTGGTTAA
- a CDS encoding PEP-CTERM sorting domain-containing protein: MSGVSEPIIAAELILDSAAVLGTNHDYELHQVVTPFANLGSHSVATFDDLGSGTVYGARKYVSSDRLQLRSILLNAAALTDLNSAAGGSFAIGGSITSVPGNEQGIFAGSNNTNSVQLKLTTAAAVPEPSTFALLGIGGIALVGYGWRRRRHQAA; encoded by the coding sequence TTGTCGGGAGTTTCGGAGCCGATTATCGCTGCCGAACTCATCCTGGATTCCGCCGCCGTTTTAGGCACGAATCATGATTATGAGTTACACCAGGTTGTGACTCCCTTTGCGAATCTTGGCAGTCATTCTGTAGCAACCTTTGATGACCTGGGCAGCGGTACGGTTTATGGTGCCAGAAAGTATGTGTCGAGCGACAGGTTGCAATTGAGGTCTATCCTGTTGAATGCTGCTGCATTGACAGATCTCAACTCAGCTGCAGGAGGCAGTTTTGCCATCGGGGGCAGCATCACGTCCGTGCCTGGAAACGAACAAGGCATTTTTGCCGGATCCAACAATACGAATTCCGTGCAACTGAAATTGACGACGGCCGCCGCCGTCCCCGAACCGAGCACCTTCGCCCTCCTGGGCATCGGTGGCATCGCCCTAGTCGGATACGGCTGGCGGCGCCGGCGGCATCAGGCTGCGTGA
- a CDS encoding PEP-CTERM sorting domain-containing protein: MKHLFLAGLISLGFVASAQAGTLYAVRETGDVLVSIDTNTLAFTDIGALGVTYDFGGLAYDPNSDTLYMIDGRGAESLYTVDQNTGAASLIGSHGITDLFGLAFDSTNNVLYGSGESPSGLYTMNIATGAASLVGDPGVGADGLSYDSKNDRLVGNEAGPGDLYELNRSTGAATLLFDGAFTNNNGMAYDPENDLFWAIDWSGNLYTYDPNNGYARTTQLSGLGAYDGLTYITASVVNPVPEPSTFALLGMGGLALVGYGVRRKRQQAA; this comes from the coding sequence ATGAAACATCTTTTTCTTGCCGGTTTGATCAGTCTAGGCTTTGTCGCATCTGCCCAAGCGGGAACGCTTTATGCGGTTCGGGAGACTGGCGATGTACTAGTCAGCATCGACACAAATACTTTGGCCTTCACCGACATCGGTGCATTGGGAGTGACTTATGATTTTGGGGGACTTGCTTATGACCCAAATAGCGACACGCTCTACATGATTGACGGGCGGGGCGCGGAGAGCCTCTATACCGTCGATCAGAATACCGGCGCCGCCAGCCTGATCGGCTCCCACGGTATTACAGACCTCTTTGGACTGGCATTTGATTCAACAAATAATGTCCTGTACGGAAGCGGGGAATCCCCAAGTGGCTTGTACACCATGAACATTGCGACGGGAGCTGCTTCGCTGGTGGGTGATCCCGGCGTGGGCGCGGATGGATTGAGCTACGACTCGAAGAACGATCGGCTCGTCGGTAATGAGGCTGGACCGGGGGATCTTTATGAGCTGAATCGCTCGACGGGAGCTGCCACCCTGCTGTTTGATGGTGCGTTCACCAACAACAATGGTATGGCCTATGACCCGGAGAATGATCTGTTTTGGGCGATTGACTGGAGTGGTAATCTTTACACGTATGATCCAAACAATGGTTATGCCCGCACAACACAGCTGAGCGGACTGGGCGCCTACGACGGCCTGACTTATATAACGGCGTCTGTCGTCAATCCCGTCCCCGAACCGAGTACCTTCGCCCTGCTCGGCATGGGTGGTTTGGCCCTGGTCGGATACGGTGTCCGTCGCAAACGGCAACAAGCTGCTTGA
- a CDS encoding SUKH-4 family immunity protein: MISPDDFRNRWAAAPYASKLISVSTASLAGLSISDNTVAFLTSAGLPADAAPFLSFGELGEGTLHTVAEQYSLASDFDCYHKIGSDDAGNPICFDGTKLDAIVYLDHDAKFNCVFINGSVSQLAESLLVYQSLVQQTQERNGEDAYLDGDIPEDVLLWLETEIARIDSAALADGCFWNTELASLRQEAT; the protein is encoded by the coding sequence ATGATCTCACCTGATGACTTTCGCAACCGCTGGGCTGCCGCGCCATACGCGTCAAAACTAATTTCCGTATCTACCGCTTCGCTAGCTGGGCTGTCTATATCGGACAACACAGTTGCATTCCTTACGTCTGCCGGATTACCCGCCGATGCGGCGCCTTTCCTGAGCTTCGGCGAGCTTGGCGAAGGCACACTTCACACGGTAGCTGAACAGTATAGCCTTGCCTCAGACTTCGATTGCTATCACAAAATCGGTTCTGATGATGCGGGCAACCCGATCTGCTTCGATGGCACTAAACTCGATGCGATTGTGTACTTGGATCACGATGCCAAATTCAATTGCGTATTTATCAACGGATCCGTTTCACAACTTGCGGAGTCGCTACTCGTATACCAATCGCTTGTGCAGCAAACTCAGGAACGCAATGGTGAGGACGCTTATCTTGATGGTGACATTCCCGAGGACGTCTTGCTTTGGCTTGAAACCGAAATTGCTCGAATCGATTCTGCTGCTTTGGCCGATGGTTGCTTTTGGAACACTGAACTCGCCTCACTACGACAAGAAGCAACATAA
- a CDS encoding transporter suffix domain-containing protein, with product MSDERSQAGWRTKVGFAIFVVSIGWPVLIPLLVLLGVSATTTAVFSGIMVVAAEFLLIAAAAVAGKEGLAFIKAMVFGFFKSYGPPSEVSRTRYTIGLVMFMTPLAFGWASPYLAHYFPGLAAGQLVYSFSFDVLLLISLFVLGSGFWDKLRSLFQHNAYVVIPEKPSAESTPQ from the coding sequence ATGAGCGACGAACGGTCGCAGGCGGGTTGGCGGACTAAGGTTGGATTCGCGATCTTCGTGGTGAGTATCGGATGGCCGGTCTTGATTCCCCTCTTGGTACTATTGGGAGTGTCAGCAACCACGACCGCAGTCTTCAGCGGTATTATGGTTGTCGCGGCGGAATTCCTGTTGATCGCCGCAGCGGCAGTCGCTGGCAAAGAGGGCCTTGCGTTCATTAAAGCCATGGTGTTCGGCTTTTTTAAGTCGTATGGCCCGCCTAGCGAAGTGAGCCGCACTCGCTACACGATTGGACTCGTAATGTTCATGACGCCGTTAGCCTTCGGTTGGGCATCACCTTATCTCGCACATTACTTCCCAGGCCTTGCGGCTGGACAGCTGGTCTACAGCTTTAGTTTTGACGTGCTGCTGTTGATCAGCCTGTTCGTGCTTGGCAGCGGTTTTTGGGACAAGTTGAGATCACTGTTTCAGCACAATGCGTACGTGGTCATCCCGGAAAAACCCTCCGCAGAAAGTACACCGCAGTGA
- a CDS encoding AAA family ATPase, protein MQRRAKSLVGQQADVELHLIGCLLLNEQRIDTVRNLVGSGDFASSTCEAIYRTACQLRGEGQPVNPLAIGTALGQQQCSELNIISTLAEALEAVPHDTHTDYYAGLVREYGTRRALQSKLLDKAGLVTDCSQPLDPAKLNFEDYATFRLNGASSGLKTKTLGSVEPTETAWLWPGRIPLGSLTLFSGEPGIGKTFAAADFAARVAMGWSWPDGSPGGEPRDVVFLSAEDNEETLSRRFEMLSCDRERIHILDSGIEEFIDGKFRDRFLNLQTDIGHLEELFERVPAAGLLILDTAADFMGNANQNRNDEVRAVYTPLARLAKRQNIAVLLLAHFNKNTATTQAIYRGMGSLAFVALARVSWGLFRDPEQKQRILFSQVKNNLGPPQPALAFEIVEPGLPAWEPDPVEVDSDQLLAERKPAPAKKSQRSRAKEWLTEQLAQHPVSVVTLRERAAGVNISWRTIERASSDLQVQKYKFGAGEEQAWMWTLEELRSF, encoded by the coding sequence ATGCAGCGCAGAGCGAAGTCGCTGGTCGGGCAACAGGCAGATGTTGAGTTGCATTTGATTGGTTGTTTGCTGCTCAATGAGCAGCGGATTGACACGGTGCGTAATCTCGTGGGCAGCGGCGATTTTGCCAGTTCTACTTGCGAAGCGATCTATCGCACCGCTTGCCAACTCCGTGGTGAAGGCCAGCCGGTCAATCCGTTGGCCATTGGAACGGCACTGGGCCAACAGCAGTGCTCCGAGTTGAACATCATCTCCACGCTCGCAGAGGCGCTCGAAGCGGTGCCGCACGATACGCATACCGATTACTACGCCGGCCTAGTTCGCGAGTATGGCACCCGGCGAGCTCTGCAATCCAAACTCCTCGACAAAGCGGGCCTAGTCACCGATTGTTCGCAGCCGCTGGACCCCGCCAAGCTGAATTTTGAGGACTATGCCACCTTTCGTCTCAACGGTGCGTCCTCTGGATTGAAAACCAAAACGCTGGGGAGCGTCGAGCCGACCGAGACCGCTTGGCTGTGGCCGGGCCGCATTCCTCTGGGCAGCCTGACACTCTTTAGCGGTGAGCCGGGGATCGGCAAGACGTTTGCCGCCGCCGACTTTGCCGCACGGGTGGCGATGGGTTGGTCCTGGCCGGACGGGTCCCCGGGCGGCGAACCGCGGGATGTCGTGTTTCTGTCGGCCGAAGACAACGAGGAAACGCTGTCGCGACGCTTCGAAATGCTCAGCTGTGATCGTGAGCGGATTCATATTTTGGACAGCGGGATTGAAGAGTTCATCGACGGCAAGTTTCGCGACCGGTTTTTGAATCTGCAGACCGATATCGGCCACTTGGAGGAACTGTTCGAGCGGGTGCCGGCGGCCGGGTTATTGATCTTGGATACGGCAGCCGACTTTATGGGCAACGCCAATCAAAACCGCAACGACGAAGTCCGCGCCGTTTATACCCCCCTGGCCCGCTTGGCCAAACGGCAGAACATTGCCGTGTTGCTGTTGGCGCACTTCAATAAAAACACCGCCACAACACAGGCGATTTATCGGGGAATGGGTTCGCTGGCGTTTGTGGCCTTGGCGCGGGTCTCGTGGGGTCTATTTCGCGACCCGGAACAAAAGCAACGGATCCTCTTTTCACAAGTCAAAAACAACCTCGGTCCCCCGCAACCGGCTTTGGCGTTCGAAATCGTCGAACCGGGACTGCCCGCCTGGGAACCGGACCCGGTGGAGGTCGATAGCGATCAATTACTGGCCGAACGCAAACCGGCCCCGGCGAAAAAGTCGCAACGGTCGCGGGCCAAGGAATGGCTGACCGAACAACTGGCCCAGCACCCCGTCTCGGTCGTCACGTTGCGCGAGCGGGCCGCGGGGGTGAACATTTCCTGGAGGACCATCGAACGCGCGTCGAGCGATTTGCAGGTTCAAAAATACAAGTTCGGAGCGGGTGAGGAACAAGCCTGGATGTGGACACTTGAGGAGCTGCGAAGTTTTTGA
- a CDS encoding DUF4304 domain-containing protein, which produces MAREKSPAQTRFDDIIKSAVTSVLKPLGFRKSALNFHRRHNDVVQVVNFQSSHSSSWDKKLFYINVGLAFDAVCQLASIEILEKPKEYECDSRGTRERLERLLDNVPDRWSVRANEDSSHVAEYLNSAIEQLAKDLESIDGLQAYRTHRWFDQFRPKPVNAQILYILGDLDGSWNEVTQLCELFADRQAINQPKRWIEKLGLTKLAAKCCT; this is translated from the coding sequence ATGGCTCGTGAAAAATCTCCAGCACAAACACGTTTCGACGACATCATCAAAAGTGCGGTGACATCGGTCCTTAAACCACTGGGATTCCGCAAGTCCGCGCTAAACTTTCATCGCCGCCACAATGACGTCGTTCAGGTTGTCAACTTTCAATCCAGCCACAGTTCGTCCTGGGACAAGAAGCTATTCTACATCAACGTTGGCCTTGCGTTCGACGCTGTTTGCCAACTGGCCAGTATCGAGATCCTCGAAAAGCCCAAAGAATACGAATGCGATTCCCGGGGGACGCGAGAGCGTCTCGAAAGACTCTTGGACAATGTGCCTGACCGATGGTCAGTACGCGCCAATGAGGATTCGAGTCACGTTGCCGAGTACCTGAATTCGGCGATTGAACAACTGGCCAAAGACCTGGAGTCAATTGACGGCCTTCAGGCATACCGCACTCATCGGTGGTTTGATCAGTTTCGCCCAAAGCCAGTGAATGCCCAGATTCTCTACATCCTGGGTGATCTGGATGGCTCGTGGAATGAAGTGACTCAACTCTGTGAACTCTTTGCTGATCGGCAGGCGATCAATCAGCCGAAAAGGTGGATCGAAAAATTGGGACTTACTAAACTTGCGGCAAAGTGCTGTACATAG
- a CDS encoding PEP-CTERM sorting domain-containing protein → MKHILLAGLVSLGLASSAQAGILTGANPTFNLFQAPPISGSTHMNIAYHAGFNQYYGGIGGSPDFTAFVWSAAGGAPIQVIQPNNADIRAFNYNSNTNALELITYNAQSGNGGGDRGLLTVGLDGAGLLTGSHTNTLASLPGLNGVQTMPAYDAAQNQFYSRDNGGTVNVVSRVDGTLSGTINLDLAAAGSPLLQSYTLGFDETQNALIAIDYLNAQALVFDLSGNFLGASQLTGFAGSIPNAYNTGYTNGQLFVYDGQIEAWRGYEIFSNMAVVPEPSTFALLGIGGLALVGYGWRRKRQQAA, encoded by the coding sequence ATGAAACACATTCTACTTGCCGGTTTGGTCAGTCTGGGTTTGGCTTCGTCTGCTCAGGCAGGGATTTTGACGGGGGCGAACCCGACGTTCAATTTGTTTCAGGCGCCGCCGATATCGGGCAGCACCCACATGAATATTGCTTATCATGCAGGCTTTAATCAATACTATGGCGGAATCGGCGGGAGTCCTGATTTTACTGCTTTCGTCTGGAGCGCGGCGGGTGGTGCTCCGATTCAAGTGATTCAGCCGAATAACGCTGACATTCGTGCATTCAACTACAATTCAAATACCAATGCACTGGAATTGATCACCTACAATGCCCAATCTGGAAATGGTGGCGGGGATCGAGGCCTGCTGACAGTGGGGCTTGATGGAGCGGGCCTGCTCACCGGTTCGCATACCAATACGTTAGCGTCGCTGCCGGGGTTAAATGGCGTGCAGACAATGCCGGCCTACGACGCTGCCCAAAACCAGTTTTATTCGCGCGACAATGGCGGAACAGTGAACGTTGTCAGCCGCGTGGACGGGACTTTGAGCGGGACGATCAATCTTGACTTGGCTGCCGCCGGCTCGCCCTTATTACAAAGTTACACCCTGGGTTTTGACGAAACCCAAAATGCCTTGATCGCGATCGATTATTTGAACGCCCAAGCGTTGGTTTTCGATTTGAGTGGAAATTTCCTGGGAGCGTCTCAACTGACGGGATTTGCTGGTTCCATTCCGAACGCTTACAATACTGGATACACGAACGGACAACTGTTTGTGTACGACGGACAAATCGAAGCGTGGCGAGGTTATGAGATTTTCAGCAATATGGCCGTCGTCCCCGAACCCAGCACCTTTGCCCTGCTCGGCATTGGCGGCTTGGCCTTAGTCGGCTACGGCTGGCGGCGCAAACGGCAACAGGCTGCTTGA